Proteins from a single region of Flavobacterium sp. K5-23:
- a CDS encoding PPK2 family polyphosphate kinase: MKSINPDDFKVVGKIELAKIPTNLNINASDDDKEDKLDNVRDKLSEFQDVMYAHNRYGVLICLQGMDTSGKDSLIREVFKEFNPRGVVVHSFKTPSSTELEHDYLWRHYLALPEKGKFAIFNRTHYENVLVTRVHPEYILNENLPGIESVEDISSKFWDDRMVQINNFEKHVTQNGTIIMKFYFHMSKEEQRKRLLRRLENEEHHWKFSAGDLKERDRWGDYMKFYEEAINNTATENAPWYIIPSDDKDVARYIVAKIIWEEMQKHTDIKEPTLDEKVKINFAMYKDKLAKEN, from the coding sequence ATGAAATCAATAAACCCAGATGATTTTAAAGTAGTAGGCAAAATTGAATTAGCTAAAATCCCTACTAATCTCAATATTAATGCTAGCGATGATGATAAAGAGGATAAATTAGACAATGTTCGTGATAAGTTGAGTGAGTTTCAGGATGTAATGTATGCACACAATAGATATGGCGTGTTGATTTGTTTACAGGGAATGGATACTTCGGGCAAGGACAGTTTGATTCGAGAAGTTTTTAAAGAATTTAATCCACGTGGGGTCGTTGTACATAGTTTTAAAACGCCAAGTTCAACGGAATTAGAACACGATTATTTATGGAGACATTATTTGGCTTTGCCAGAAAAAGGGAAGTTTGCCATTTTTAACAGAACACATTACGAGAATGTTTTAGTGACGCGTGTGCACCCAGAGTACATCTTGAATGAGAATTTACCAGGTATTGAATCAGTAGAGGATATTTCGTCTAAATTCTGGGATGATAGGATGGTTCAAATCAATAATTTTGAAAAGCACGTCACTCAGAACGGAACAATTATTATGAAATTTTATTTTCATATGAGTAAAGAGGAGCAGCGCAAACGCTTGCTTCGAAGACTGGAAAATGAGGAGCATCATTGGAAATTTTCGGCGGGAGATTTAAAAGAACGGGACCGATGGGGTGATTATATGAAATTTTACGAAGAAGCAATAAATAATACTGCCACCGAAAATGCGCCTTGGTACATTATTCCTTCAGACGATAAGGATGTGGCTCGATATATTGTCGCCAAAATCATCTGGGAAGAGATGCAAAAACATACTGATATTAAAGAGCCAACACTTGACGAAAAGGTAAAAATTAATTTTGCTATGTATAAAGATAAACTGGCTAAGGAAAATTAG
- a CDS encoding outer membrane lipoprotein-sorting protein produces MKTLKLSIFAFLFSVISAPIFAQSADEVIAKYFTTIGGVEKLKPLKGIKMDMSIDAQGMEIPVEMVQLAGGKMYVKLSLQGKEITQMASDGKTIWSTNFMTMKAEKSDAETTANALLSNNDFPDALLDYKAKGYAAEFVGKETKEGTECFKLKFTKKPVTINGVKMDDVSYYYFDTENYLPIVTETEIKAGPMKGQKAVSTMSDYQEVDGIYFPFSMNMGGQTMKIKKITLNPTVAETSFAFPTE; encoded by the coding sequence ATGAAAACTTTAAAATTATCAATTTTCGCATTCTTATTTTCAGTTATAAGTGCTCCTATATTTGCACAAAGTGCTGATGAAGTAATCGCTAAATATTTTACTACAATTGGTGGTGTAGAAAAATTGAAACCACTTAAGGGAATTAAAATGGATATGAGTATAGATGCTCAAGGTATGGAAATTCCTGTTGAAATGGTTCAATTAGCTGGGGGTAAAATGTATGTTAAACTTTCTTTGCAAGGTAAAGAGATTACTCAAATGGCATCTGATGGAAAAACGATTTGGAGTACAAATTTCATGACAATGAAAGCTGAAAAAAGTGATGCTGAAACAACTGCAAATGCTTTGTTAAGTAACAACGATTTTCCAGATGCTTTATTAGATTATAAAGCTAAAGGTTATGCTGCAGAATTTGTAGGTAAAGAAACTAAAGAAGGGACTGAATGTTTCAAATTGAAATTCACTAAAAAGCCTGTTACTATTAATGGAGTAAAAATGGATGATGTTTCATATTACTATTTTGACACTGAAAACTATTTACCTATAGTAACTGAAACAGAAATCAAAGCAGGACCAATGAAAGGTCAAAAAGCAGTTTCTACAATGAGTGATTATCAAGAAGTAGATGGAATTTATTTTCCTTTCTCAATGAATATGGGAGGACAAACTATGAAAATTAAAAAGATTACTTTAAACCCTACTGTTGCCGAAACATCTTTTGCTTTCCCAACAGAATAA
- a CDS encoding type II toxin-antitoxin system RelE/ParE family toxin, with the protein MKEFKLIISKKAENQTEEVFFHYNLISDKIADNFLIQLHNCLNSIHKNPTIFQIFKTHFRQVPLKKYPYIVVYSIENKNSIVILSVFHTSRNPNKKFR; encoded by the coding sequence ATGAAAGAATTTAAATTAATCATTTCTAAAAAAGCTGAAAATCAAACTGAAGAAGTATTTTTTCACTATAATTTAATTTCTGACAAAATAGCCGACAATTTCTTAATTCAGCTACATAATTGTTTAAATTCAATACATAAAAACCCAACTATTTTTCAAATTTTTAAGACACATTTCCGACAAGTACCTCTTAAGAAATATCCTTACATAGTAGTATATTCAATCGAAAATAAAAATAGCATTGTTATTTTATCTGTTTTCCATACCAGTAGAAATCCAAATAAAAAATTCAGATAG
- the mtaB gene encoding tRNA (N(6)-L-threonylcarbamoyladenosine(37)-C(2))-methylthiotransferase MtaB, protein MENRKKVAFYTLGCKLNFSETSTIARNLQDEGFDRVDFEEVADMYVINTCSVTENADKQFKQVVKKAMKLNNKAFVAAVGCYAQLKPEELAAVDGVDLVLGATEKFKLNDYINDLSKNDMGEVHSCEISEADFYVGSYSIGDRTRAFLKVQDGCDYKCTYCTIPLARGISRSDELENVLKNAYEISKQNIKEIVLTGVNIGDYGKGEFGNKKHEHTFLELVQELDKVEGIERLRISSIEPNLLKNETIEFVSKSRTFVPHFHIPLQSGSNDILKLMKRRYQREVYTERVNKIREVMPHACIGVDVIVGFPGETDEHFLETYHFLNDMDISYLHVFTYSERDNTEAADMPGVIPANVRSKRSKMMRGLSVKKRRAFYESQLGSNRTVLFESENKEGYIHGFTENYVKVKTPWNPELVNTLHEINLTHIDEDGSVRMEFASTLV, encoded by the coding sequence ATGGAAAACAGAAAAAAAGTTGCCTTTTATACCCTTGGATGTAAACTGAATTTTTCAGAAACATCAACGATTGCCAGAAATTTACAAGACGAAGGTTTTGACCGTGTTGATTTTGAGGAAGTGGCTGATATGTATGTTATCAATACGTGTTCAGTAACTGAAAATGCCGATAAACAATTCAAGCAAGTCGTTAAAAAAGCAATGAAACTCAATAATAAGGCATTTGTAGCTGCTGTGGGTTGTTATGCTCAATTAAAACCAGAAGAATTAGCGGCAGTTGATGGTGTTGATTTGGTTCTTGGTGCTACCGAAAAATTCAAGCTTAATGATTACATCAATGATTTGTCCAAAAACGATATGGGCGAAGTGCATTCTTGTGAGATATCTGAAGCTGATTTCTATGTGGGGAGTTACTCGATAGGAGACAGAACTCGTGCTTTCTTGAAAGTGCAAGACGGTTGCGATTATAAATGTACGTATTGCACTATTCCGCTAGCAAGAGGGATTTCTCGAAGTGATGAACTGGAGAACGTATTGAAGAATGCTTACGAGATTTCGAAACAAAACATCAAGGAAATTGTTCTTACCGGTGTAAACATTGGAGATTACGGAAAAGGGGAATTCGGAAATAAAAAGCACGAGCATACTTTTCTTGAATTGGTACAAGAATTAGATAAAGTGGAAGGAATTGAAAGATTACGAATCTCGTCTATTGAACCGAATTTATTGAAAAACGAAACGATTGAATTTGTATCGAAAAGTAGAACTTTTGTGCCTCATTTTCATATTCCGTTACAATCAGGTAGCAATGACATTTTAAAGTTAATGAAACGTCGTTACCAACGTGAAGTTTACACGGAAAGAGTTAACAAAATTCGGGAAGTAATGCCTCACGCTTGTATTGGTGTGGACGTAATTGTTGGGTTTCCAGGTGAAACAGATGAGCACTTCTTAGAGACATATCATTTTTTAAATGATATGGACATTTCTTATTTGCACGTTTTCACTTATTCAGAGCGTGATAATACGGAGGCTGCTGATATGCCCGGAGTTATTCCTGCTAACGTACGTTCAAAACGAAGTAAAATGATGCGTGGATTATCTGTTAAAAAGCGTCGTGCTTTTTATGAAAGCCAGCTAGGAAGTAATAGAACTGTTTTGTTTGAAAGTGAAAATAAAGAAGGTTATATTCACGGTTTTACGGAGAACTATGTGAAAGTAAAAACACCTTGGAACCCAGAATTAGTAAATACTTTACACGAAATTAATTTGACTCACATTGACGAAGACGGAAGTGTGCGAATGGAATTTGCTTCTACATTGGTGTAA
- a CDS encoding cytochrome-c peroxidase, with product MKKYFSLFLLIFLFSCQKKEKSQEINILFKADIQHLIQDVDQLQTAIVTNQSPLKLQSQFLKTHQNYKGIEMLTEYYFPSVAKAVNGPAIPEFEENDGKVIAPEGFQVIEELLFPVYEKQSKDELLKQIGILNANLKRIQKTAATNTLTDAHVFDAMRLEVFRIMTLGITGFDSPIAKNSIAEAIPALQSIQKYFKVYAENKKDRTATLVLKTIEDGIKSLKRNTDFDSFDRASFILNTANPLSRSLYQAQMKLGIPVFKEVRGLRTTAQTLFDKEVFDPEAFSGFPDYKTTPEKIALGKLLFKDPVLSGDNSRSCASCHHADKAFTDGMEKAVSFDGNAFVERNTPTLKNIAFQRAFFADSKVNYLEDQAVAVITNKQEMHGDMEAAALKIKTNKDYVARFKNAFPANGINAFAIKNALGSYIRSLSNYDSKFDRYMRGELTFTADEKAGFNLFSGKAKCASCHFIPLINGTVPPHFDRSESEVLGVPNKNNVLDVDLGKYAITKAAIHKYSFKTPTIRNVELTAPYMHNGVFKTLEEVIDFYNEAGGEGLGFKLDNQTLPTDKLNLTSLEKKQLTVFMRTLTDLIREK from the coding sequence ATGAAAAAATATTTTTCCTTATTCTTATTGATTTTTTTATTTTCTTGTCAGAAAAAAGAAAAATCACAAGAAATTAATATCCTGTTTAAAGCGGATATTCAGCATTTAATTCAAGATGTAGATCAGTTGCAAACTGCAATAGTTACTAATCAAAGTCCGCTAAAGCTTCAGAGTCAATTTTTAAAAACTCATCAAAACTACAAAGGTATTGAAATGCTTACGGAGTATTATTTCCCTTCGGTTGCTAAGGCAGTAAATGGTCCCGCAATTCCTGAATTTGAAGAGAATGATGGAAAGGTAATTGCTCCAGAAGGGTTTCAAGTAATCGAAGAATTGCTGTTTCCTGTTTATGAGAAACAATCTAAAGACGAACTTTTAAAGCAAATAGGAATTCTTAATGCTAATTTAAAACGCATTCAAAAAACAGCAGCGACAAACACACTAACCGACGCACATGTTTTTGACGCTATGCGTTTAGAGGTTTTTAGAATTATGACGTTAGGAATCACAGGTTTTGATTCTCCTATTGCTAAAAATTCTATTGCCGAAGCAATCCCGGCGTTACAAAGTATTCAGAAATACTTTAAGGTTTACGCAGAAAATAAGAAGGATAGAACAGCAACATTAGTTTTGAAAACCATTGAAGACGGAATTAAATCCTTAAAGCGTAATACTGATTTTGACAGTTTCGATCGGGCTTCCTTTATTCTTAATACTGCCAATCCATTGAGTAGGAGTTTGTATCAAGCGCAAATGAAGTTGGGGATTCCTGTTTTTAAAGAAGTTCGAGGATTGCGTACAACTGCACAAACATTATTTGATAAGGAGGTTTTTGATCCAGAGGCTTTTTCAGGTTTTCCGGACTATAAAACAACGCCGGAGAAAATAGCTTTAGGAAAGTTATTATTTAAAGATCCCGTTTTGTCTGGAGATAATAGTCGCTCTTGTGCCTCTTGCCATCATGCTGATAAAGCATTTACTGACGGAATGGAAAAAGCAGTTTCATTTGACGGAAATGCATTTGTAGAAAGAAATACACCTACACTTAAAAACATAGCTTTTCAACGTGCTTTTTTTGCAGATTCTAAAGTCAACTATCTCGAAGATCAAGCGGTTGCGGTAATTACTAATAAACAAGAAATGCATGGGGATATGGAAGCAGCTGCGTTAAAAATCAAAACCAATAAAGATTATGTTGCCCGTTTTAAAAATGCTTTTCCTGCCAATGGGATTAATGCCTTTGCTATAAAAAATGCTTTGGGTTCTTATATCCGATCACTGAGTAATTACGACTCTAAGTTTGATCGATATATGCGTGGGGAGCTTACTTTTACGGCTGATGAAAAAGCAGGTTTTAATCTTTTCTCAGGTAAGGCAAAATGTGCGAGCTGCCACTTTATTCCGTTAATTAACGGAACCGTTCCTCCACATTTTGATCGATCAGAAAGTGAAGTGTTAGGAGTGCCTAATAAGAACAATGTACTTGATGTTGACTTAGGAAAGTATGCTATTACTAAAGCGGCTATTCATAAATATTCATTTAAAACTCCAACTATAAGAAATGTAGAATTAACGGCACCATATATGCACAATGGGGTATTTAAAACGCTAGAGGAAGTAATCGATTTTTATAATGAGGCAGGAGGAGAAGGGCTTGGTTTTAAACTGGATAATCAGACATTGCCAACAGATAAATTAAATTTAACATCCTTAGAGAAAAAACAGCTTACTGTTTTTATGAGGACCCTTACGGATCTAATTAGAGAAAAATAA
- a CDS encoding AEC family transporter, with protein MNNFIIIFVFLILGIVLQKVKQFPANSYKLLNKIVINVCLPALSLYYIPKIQWNNQLLYPVGVAWIGFIISFFLFRFLGNKYGWSKKLTGCLILTAGLSNTSFLGFPIIEALYGEEGMKTAILVDQPGSFVVLSTLGILVAMFYSTGKPNGLLIAKKIVLFPPFIAFMVACFMNLFHFDFQDGMQFVLQKTGSGVTPLALLSVGLQLRFDIRSQHWRFLGLGLLYKLILTPAIIYLLYAVVLNQHSEIIQVSIMESAMAPMITGCILASTYGLKPRLCSMMIGFGIPLSFVTLAFWYLVLQLI; from the coding sequence ATGAATAATTTCATTATCATCTTCGTTTTTTTAATCCTTGGAATCGTTTTGCAAAAAGTAAAACAGTTTCCGGCTAACAGTTATAAGTTATTAAACAAGATAGTTATCAATGTTTGTCTTCCGGCATTGTCGCTCTACTACATTCCAAAAATTCAATGGAACAATCAATTACTATATCCTGTTGGTGTTGCTTGGATTGGGTTTATAATTTCGTTCTTCCTTTTTCGTTTTCTTGGAAATAAATACGGTTGGTCAAAGAAATTGACTGGATGTTTAATTTTAACTGCTGGATTGAGTAATACCTCTTTTCTTGGATTTCCAATAATAGAAGCCTTGTATGGTGAAGAAGGGATGAAGACGGCTATTTTAGTGGATCAGCCGGGTTCTTTTGTTGTGCTTTCTACATTAGGAATTTTGGTGGCTATGTTTTATTCGACAGGAAAACCAAACGGCTTATTGATTGCAAAAAAAATCGTGTTGTTTCCTCCTTTCATAGCTTTTATGGTGGCTTGTTTTATGAATTTATTCCATTTTGATTTTCAGGACGGGATGCAGTTTGTGTTGCAAAAAACGGGAAGTGGTGTGACTCCTTTAGCCCTTTTATCTGTTGGCTTACAGTTGCGTTTCGATATAAGAAGCCAACACTGGCGTTTTCTGGGTTTAGGACTTTTGTATAAATTAATCCTGACACCCGCCATAATTTATTTGTTGTATGCAGTTGTTCTTAATCAGCATTCCGAGATTATTCAGGTTTCCATAATGGAATCGGCTATGGCGCCCATGATTACGGGCTGTATATTAGCATCCACTTATGGATTGAAACCCCGATTATGTAGTATGATGATAGGTTTTGGAATACCGCTGTCCTTTGTCACTTTGGCTTTTTGGTATCTTGTGCTACAATTGATTTAA
- a CDS encoding prohibitin family protein has translation MIVFIILGILMLIMSFTLKNNVNQFSKFSQTIKIIGTLLIVLGVFSSTFQQIDAGKVGVKSLYGNVQPDILESGLHVINPLLDVTIFDVQTQNYTMSAAQSEGAQEGDDAIRVLSNDGLEVVIDLTVLYRVSSNDAPMIFKQIGISYSDKIVRPVTRTRIRDNAVYYDAVALYSTKRNEFQDRIFKSIEADFKRRGLILEQLLIRNINLPASVKTTIESKINAEQDAQKMQFVLQKEKQEAERKRVEAQGIADYQRIISTGLTDKQLQYETIKAQKELAASPNTKIIFMNGKGGAPIILSDK, from the coding sequence ATGATAGTATTTATTATTTTGGGAATACTCATGTTGATTATGAGCTTCACATTAAAAAACAACGTAAATCAATTTTCTAAATTTTCTCAAACGATTAAAATCATTGGGACATTGTTAATTGTTCTAGGAGTTTTTTCTTCGACTTTTCAGCAAATTGATGCTGGGAAAGTAGGTGTGAAATCACTTTATGGGAATGTACAGCCAGATATTCTTGAAAGTGGTTTGCATGTGATTAATCCACTGTTGGATGTAACTATTTTTGATGTTCAAACACAAAATTATACGATGTCAGCCGCACAAAGTGAAGGAGCACAAGAAGGAGATGATGCTATTAGGGTTTTGTCTAATGACGGCCTGGAAGTGGTAATTGACTTAACTGTACTTTACCGTGTTTCATCAAACGATGCACCTATGATTTTTAAACAAATTGGAATCAGTTATTCAGATAAAATTGTGCGACCAGTAACTCGTACACGTATTCGTGACAATGCTGTTTATTATGATGCAGTTGCTTTGTATTCGACAAAAAGAAATGAATTTCAAGATCGAATTTTTAAAAGTATTGAAGCTGATTTTAAAAGAAGAGGTTTGATTTTAGAACAATTGTTGATTAGGAATATAAATCTTCCGGCATCAGTAAAAACTACAATTGAAAGTAAAATAAACGCTGAACAAGATGCGCAAAAAATGCAATTTGTTTTGCAAAAAGAAAAACAAGAAGCAGAACGTAAAAGAGTAGAAGCACAAGGTATTGCTGATTATCAAAGAATTATTTCTACGGGACTAACGGATAAGCAATTGCAATATGAAACTATAAAAGCCCAAAAAGAATTGGCGGCTTCACCAAACACTAAAATTATTTTTATGAATGGTAAAGGTGGTGCCCCAATTATACTTTCGGATAAATAA
- a CDS encoding MATE family efflux transporter, with protein MNISAYTNEFSYNLRLAFPVILGMLGHTLIGIVDNFMVGNLGSTELAAVSLGNSFIFIALSIGIGFSTAITPLTAEADAEQDDKKIRSIFHHGLLLCTVLGIALFLLTVMSKELMYMMHQPEEVVALAAPYIDWVAFSLIPVVIYQGYKQFADGLSKTKYSMYAILLANVVHVFFNYVLIYGIWFFPKLGVMGAALGTVISRIMMVVFMDLLLRYNESFKDYFKDYFKDFSFKEIKKSVLKKIIDLGFPSAMQMLFEVTLFTAAIWLSGSLGKNSQAANQIALTLASSTFMVAMGLNVTAMIRVSNQKGLQNYKHLIVVARSIFLLAIILEVFFGVIFVVFHNYLPHLFLNMSDAKQAIDNQEIIIITAKLLLVAAVFQVSDGIQVVVLGALRGLQDVKIPMYITFIAYWVVGFPISFYLGKYTSMGAVGIWIGLLGGLTTAAIFLYIRFARLTRKLALEKP; from the coding sequence GTGAATATTTCTGCCTATACAAACGAGTTTTCCTATAATTTAAGACTGGCTTTTCCTGTGATATTGGGAATGTTGGGGCATACCCTTATTGGCATTGTCGATAATTTTATGGTTGGTAACCTTGGTTCTACTGAGTTAGCTGCTGTTTCTTTAGGGAACAGTTTTATTTTTATTGCATTATCAATAGGAATAGGCTTTTCTACTGCAATTACTCCTTTAACTGCAGAAGCCGATGCGGAGCAAGATGATAAAAAAATACGTTCTATATTTCACCATGGTTTGTTATTGTGTACTGTTTTAGGAATTGCATTGTTTTTATTAACTGTAATGTCTAAAGAGTTAATGTATATGATGCATCAACCGGAGGAAGTTGTTGCTCTGGCGGCGCCATATATTGACTGGGTTGCTTTTTCACTTATTCCCGTTGTTATTTATCAAGGCTATAAGCAATTTGCTGACGGTTTGTCCAAAACTAAATATTCTATGTATGCTATTTTATTGGCAAACGTAGTTCACGTTTTTTTTAATTACGTTTTGATTTACGGAATATGGTTTTTTCCAAAATTAGGTGTGATGGGTGCCGCATTAGGAACTGTTATTTCAAGAATAATGATGGTGGTTTTTATGGATTTGCTTTTGCGTTACAATGAATCTTTTAAAGATTACTTTAAAGATTACTTTAAGGATTTTAGTTTTAAGGAAATTAAAAAATCGGTTCTAAAGAAAATTATTGATCTTGGTTTTCCTTCTGCTATGCAAATGTTATTTGAAGTGACTTTGTTTACAGCTGCTATATGGCTTTCAGGATCACTTGGGAAAAACAGTCAGGCGGCTAATCAGATTGCGCTTACCCTAGCATCATCTACATTTATGGTAGCAATGGGATTGAATGTTACTGCAATGATTAGAGTTAGCAATCAAAAAGGGTTACAAAATTACAAACATCTTATTGTAGTTGCGAGATCGATCTTCTTGTTAGCGATAATTCTGGAAGTGTTTTTTGGTGTTATATTCGTTGTTTTTCATAATTACTTGCCTCATTTGTTTTTAAATATGTCAGATGCTAAGCAGGCGATAGATAACCAAGAAATCATAATAATCACTGCAAAGTTACTTTTGGTTGCGGCTGTATTCCAGGTTTCAGATGGGATTCAAGTCGTTGTTTTAGGCGCTTTAAGAGGACTTCAGGATGTGAAAATCCCCATGTACATTACCTTTATTGCTTACTGGGTAGTGGGATTTCCTATTTCATTTTATTTAGGAAAATATACTTCTATGGGAGCAGTGGGGATTTGGATAGGACTTTTAGGAGGATTGACGACTGCAGCTATATTTTTGTATATTCGCTTTGCACGATTGACTCGGAAGTTAGCTTTAGAAAAGCCATAA
- a CDS encoding 3-ketoacyl-ACP reductase, with protein sequence MTDLKNKNALITGAGKGIGKAIALALAKEGVNVILLARTQEEIDNVAAKARSLRVKALAVTADVADINSVNSAVEKALAEFGTIDILINNAGIAAFGKFLELEPAAWERIIQVNLMGTYYMTRAVLPNMIERQTGDIINISSTAGLSGNALTSAYSASKFAVLGLTESLMQEVRKHNIRVTALTPSTVATDMAKDLKLTDGNPDKVMQAEDMAELIIAQLKLNRRVFIKSSSIWSTNP encoded by the coding sequence ATGACTGACTTAAAAAACAAAAATGCGCTGATCACTGGAGCCGGAAAAGGAATTGGAAAAGCGATTGCTTTAGCTTTGGCAAAAGAAGGCGTAAACGTAATATTGCTTGCCAGAACTCAAGAGGAAATCGATAATGTAGCTGCAAAAGCGCGTTCGTTAAGAGTAAAAGCATTAGCAGTAACTGCTGATGTTGCCGATATTAATTCTGTGAATTCTGCCGTTGAGAAAGCATTAGCCGAATTTGGAACCATTGATATTTTAATAAACAATGCCGGAATTGCCGCTTTTGGGAAATTCTTAGAATTAGAACCCGCTGCTTGGGAACGCATCATTCAGGTTAATTTAATGGGAACCTATTATATGACTCGCGCCGTTTTACCTAATATGATTGAAAGACAAACAGGAGACATCATCAATATTTCATCAACTGCAGGATTAAGCGGAAACGCTTTAACAAGTGCTTATAGCGCTTCTAAATTTGCCGTTTTAGGATTGACAGAATCGTTGATGCAAGAAGTACGCAAACATAATATTCGAGTAACAGCATTAACACCAAGTACAGTTGCTACTGATATGGCCAAAGATTTAAAGCTGACCGATGGAAATCCTGATAAAGTAATGCAAGCGGAAGATATGGCCGAATTAATTATCGCCCAGTTAAAACTAAACCGACGTGTTTTTATCAAAAGCAGCAGTATCTGGTCAACAAACCCTTAA
- the meaB gene encoding methylmalonyl Co-A mutase-associated GTPase MeaB: MENNKKIHSALQEKAGISPPEIFSQKVVDNIQKSRKRQPSSQELVEGILSGNITALSRAITLVESTNPDHLAKANEVINACLPHANKSARIGITGVPGVGKSTFIEAFGKHLTTLGKKVAVLAVDPSSSISHGSILGDKTRMEELVKDKNAYIRPSASGDTLGGVARKTRETISLCEACGFDTIIIETVGVGQSETAVHSMVDFFLLLKIAGAGDELQGIKRGIMEMADSIVINKADGDNIKKAKLAKTEFNRALHLFPAKKSGWIPTTGTCSAITQDGISEVWETISKFLELTKGNNYFFEKRSQQNEYWLLETINEQLKLNFYNHPEIQKLLDENKKAVQNDEISPFAAAQILLEKYFK; the protein is encoded by the coding sequence TTGGAAAACAACAAGAAAATACATTCTGCTCTACAAGAAAAAGCTGGAATTTCACCTCCTGAAATTTTCAGTCAAAAAGTTGTAGATAACATCCAGAAATCCAGAAAAAGACAACCAAGTTCACAAGAATTAGTAGAGGGAATTTTATCAGGTAACATAACCGCTTTAAGTCGGGCAATTACATTGGTTGAAAGCACAAATCCTGATCATTTGGCTAAAGCCAATGAGGTAATTAATGCCTGCTTGCCACACGCTAATAAATCTGCAAGAATAGGAATCACAGGCGTTCCCGGCGTAGGCAAGAGTACTTTTATAGAGGCTTTTGGAAAACACTTGACAACATTAGGAAAAAAAGTGGCCGTACTTGCTGTAGACCCAAGCAGCTCTATTTCTCACGGAAGTATTTTGGGTGATAAAACCCGGATGGAAGAATTAGTAAAAGATAAAAACGCCTATATCCGTCCTTCGGCATCAGGAGACACTCTTGGCGGTGTAGCCAGAAAAACCAGGGAAACAATCAGTCTTTGTGAAGCCTGTGGATTTGACACCATTATTATCGAAACCGTAGGTGTTGGTCAAAGTGAAACGGCAGTTCACTCTATGGTCGATTTCTTTTTACTTTTAAAAATTGCAGGTGCTGGTGATGAATTACAGGGCATCAAACGAGGCATTATGGAAATGGCTGATTCTATTGTCATTAATAAAGCTGATGGAGATAATATTAAAAAAGCAAAACTAGCCAAAACAGAATTCAACAGGGCCCTGCATCTTTTTCCAGCCAAAAAATCGGGTTGGATACCTACTACAGGAACTTGTAGTGCTATTACTCAAGATGGAATATCAGAAGTTTGGGAAACAATATCAAAATTTCTTGAGCTCACAAAAGGCAATAATTACTTCTTTGAAAAACGATCCCAGCAAAATGAGTATTGGCTATTGGAAACCATCAATGAACAATTGAAATTAAATTTTTACAACCATCCAGAAATTCAAAAACTACTGGATGAAAATAAAAAAGCGGTGCAAAATGATGAAATTTCACCCTTTGCAGCCGCTCAAATTTTATTAGAAAAATATTTTAAATAA